CGCACATCGATAATATATCTGCGGCCTTGCGGGCGCGCGCGAAATGCCGGAATCTCTCCGAGCGCGATCATGCGCCGGACGGTGCACACGCTCAGCGATAGCATTGCGGCGAATTCCTCAACGCTTGCAAAGTCTTTCGATGATTTCTCGGTGTCGTTCATAATTTTCTCCCGGGGCATTGCCCCATTGTTTAAAATGGCCTATACGATAGCTTCAATCGCCGTGGCGAGGTCTTCTATGCCATGGCAAAGATATTGCCCTCCTCGTGAGGAATGAGTGGCAAACCGACTATATATCTGTCGGCCTGTATTCATTTCCTCGCATATTTCCCTTGCGTTCACACTTGCAACGAATGTACGTTGACGTGGGATTGACGCGGACATCAATTTTTCCGACATCAAAGGCCGTTTCGGTACACCGTATATCATACGCGCCGCCTATCTGCCGCAGCCTGCCGTTTCGCGTCCGCTTCATCGAGGAGCGTATCGGTACGATCTATGCGCGGCGCAAGCGGGGCATATTTCCGGCATTGGCATACCGTACATTTCCCAGGTTTCTTGCAATTGCAATGTTCGCACAGTTTCGCGTTCATGCTTCACCCCCTCGCGGCATGCGCAGGAAGCACTTGCCAAGCCGAGCTTCAATATGCATTTTACAGGCCCGCGAGCAGTCGATACATTGGCGATGCAGCGGTTGCCCGGCGTAGCGGGCGATATTCTGCTGCGCCTTTCGGAAGCGCTGTTCATTCTTTGCGTCCGTTTCCGCTGTGCGCGGGATATTGCCTGAGCAGAATACAACCTCATCACTCCTGTCACGGCAACTTATCTTGCCACAGTCCCAACATATCGGTTGCGGCGTTTCGTGAGTAGTCATATTCGAAGCTCCTCTGCGTCGGATAGATGAATG
This Spirochaetota bacterium DNA region includes the following protein-coding sequences:
- a CDS encoding helix-turn-helix domain-containing protein; the protein is MNDTEKSSKDFASVEEFAAMLSLSVCTVRRMIALGEIPAFRARPQGRRYIIDVRRALEMMRQNKVG